The Porites lutea chromosome 11, jaPorLute2.1, whole genome shotgun sequence genome includes a region encoding these proteins:
- the LOC140951632 gene encoding adenosine 3'-phospho 5'-phosphosulfate transporter 2-like, with protein MLKNESRLANFKLRNNSMTDLQKGRPDHTTIVIQNGGSKEDSESRKHLVVLGISLDSLPRATQFLVCCGGVFLFYLIYGYVQEWIFRTGMKPFGWYLTLVQFALYAVFGMVETSFKADKTRKIPLKTYSILAFLTVATMGLSNTSLNYLNYPTQVIFKCCKLIPVMIGGIIIQGKTYKPIDFVACISMSVGLILFTLADSTVQPEFNHTGVVLISLALCADAVIGNVQEKALKAHKSSNTEMVLYSYGIGFIYIFIGLVFSGGLWPAFEFCSQNPVQAYGLAFIFSITGYLGITFVLTLVRAFGALLAVTVTTGRKAVTMVLSFIFFAKPFTIHYVWSGGIVLLGIFLNVYSKNEKQINAWIAQQRSKYLTQRQKRTPLMENV; from the exons ATGTTGAAAAACGAATCTCGTTTAGCAAATTTTAAACTGAGAAATAATTCAATGACGGATCTTCAAAAAGGCAGGCCGGATCACACTACAATCGTGATTCAAAATGGAGGGAGTAAGGAAGACTCTGAAAGCCGTAAACACTTGGTGGTTTTGGGAATCTCATTGGATTCCTTGCCCAGAGCAACTCAATTCTTAGTATGTTGTGGAGGAGTCTTCCTGTTTTATCTTATCTATGGATACGTGCAG GAGTGGATATTTAGAACAGGAATGAAGCCATTTGGATGGTACCTAACATTAGTTCAATTTGCATTGTATGCTGTATTTGGAATGGTTGAAACGAGCTTTAAAGCAGACAAAACCAGAAA GATTCCTCTGAAAACCTATTCCATTTTAGCATTTTTAACAGTGGCCACAATGGGCTTGTCCAATACCTCCTTGAATTATTTAAACTATCCCACACAG GTTATTTTCAAATGCTGTAAGTTAATTCCAGTTATGATTGGAGGAATAATTATACAAG gaaaaactTACAAACCCATTGATTTTGTGGCTTGTATTAGCATGAGTGTTGGCCTCATACTCTTCACTTTAGCTGACAGTACAGTTCAGCCAGAATTTAACCACACTG GGGTGGTTTTGATTTCCCTGGCTTTGTGTGCTGATGCTGTTATTGGAAATGTACAGGAGAAGGCTTTGAAAGCTCACAAGAGTTCAAATACCGAAATG GTTTTGTATTCATATGGTATTGGattcatttatatttttattggCCTGGTGTTTTCTGGTGGACTGTGGCCCGCCTTCGAATTTTGTTCCCAG AACCCAGTTCAAGCATATGGATTGGCATTCATCTTTTCAATTACTGGATATTTAGGAATTACATTTGTTCTCACACTTGTTAGAGCATTTGGTGCTCTATTAGCTGTCACAG TGACTACAGGTCGTAAAGCTGTCACAATGGTTTTGTCATTTATATTTTTCGCTAAACCCTTCACAATACA ttaCGTTTGGTCCGGTGGTATTGTTCTCCTGGGGATCTTTCTAAATGTGTACAGCAAGAATGAAAAACAGATCAACGCCTGGATTGCTCAGCAAAGGAGCAAGTACTTAACACAAAGACAGAAAAGAACTCCACTCATGGAAAATGTTTAA
- the LOC140951580 gene encoding uncharacterized protein has translation MSSDGITTRVCTADDSETKELEIQSDISSNLESPLERRPSFCLNEEQRMSKSFQERKSDVDGAIEWIVKEIKSLQQQDQDLMKQFVKLRGVLNSIKDRPEDPPQFDRKISLPEHYHWSPVFLDYAITEDSPTTFHRDEVSPGLRRRAHSDFAGTVSHYPLSKLVYDDGFGSEERFENFLI, from the exons ATGTCCTCTGATGGTATCACTACACGAGTGTGTACAGCAGACGATAGCGAAACAAAGGAATTGGAAATCCAGTCCGACATATCCAGCAATTTGGAGTCCCCTTTGGAGCGAAGGCCTTCCTTTTGTCTCAACGAAGAGCAGAGAATGTCGAAGAGCTTCCAAGAGCGCAAGAGCGACGTTGACGGAGCCATAGAGTGGATCGTGAAAGAAATA AAATCTTTGCAACAGCAAGACCAGGATCTAATGAAACAGTTCGTCAAGCTGCGAGGCGTCCTCAACTCTATCAAGGACCGACCAGAGGACCCACCGCAGTTTGATCGTAAAATAAGTCTTCCCGAGCACTACCATTGGTCCCCTGTGTTTTTGGATTATGCCATTACCGAAGATTCTCCGACGACATTCCACAGAGACGAGGTCTCTCCGGGACTAAGACGAAGAGCACACTCGGATTTTGCGGGAACAGTATCTCATTATCCTCTGTCTAAGCTGGTTTACGACGACGGCTTTGGCAGCGAGGAACGATTTGAGAACTTTTTAATATGA
- the LOC140951627 gene encoding NEDD8-activating enzyme E1 regulatory subunit-like produces the protein MKRKAQASPASPRKSKMSKVALDKNKKYDRQLRLWGDHGQQALEGAKICLINATATGTEILKNLILPGIGSFTIVDGEKVTGEDVGNNFFLTQDNVGKSRAECTTEFLLELNSDVSGDFIEAAADSLLKENSDFFKTYTVVIATQLPEGTLLKLGSLLWPENIPLLVCCSYGFIGCMRIVLQEHCVVESHPDNTHPDLRLDRPFSTLVQYVDALDLSKMTKQEHGHTPYVVLLLKYLNLWKAEHDGKPPQNYKEKDSFKQMLRGGILVNKDGIPEEEENFDEAIRAVNMALVPTRIPSDVSKIFSDDACVNNRESSSSFWILAKATKEFVENEGEGALPLRGSIPDMTADSKRYIELQNIYQEQARKDIASINQRVQRILVDLGKSSDTIPDSEIKLFCKNASFLRLIRGRSLAEEYRPSATKASELGGYLDDPDSDAVFYFLLKAVDRFYTQYHRYPGNFDDQVEVDVVKLKTCLSTVLQEWSINADIKEEYVHEMCRYGASELHSVAAFIGGAAAQEIVKLITHQFVPFNNTYIYNGITGCSTTLCL, from the exons ATGAAAAGGAAAGCTCAAGCTTCGCCGGCTTCTCCAAGAAAATCGAAAATGTCAAAGGTGGCTttggataaaaacaaaaaatacgaTCGTCAGCTAAG ATTATGGGGAGACCATGGACAGCAGGCCCTAGAGGGAGCCAAGATTTGTTTGATTAATGCTACTGCTACTGGAACTGAAATATTAAAGAACCTTATTCTACCAG GTATAGGATCATTTACTATTGTTGATGGAGAAAAAGTCACAGGGGAAGATGTAGGAAATAA CTTCTTTTTGACTCAAGACAATGTTGGAAAG tCTCGTGCAGAGTGCACCACTGAATTTCTTCTTGAACTCAATTCAGACGTCTCAGGAGACTTCATTGAAGCG GCAGCAGATTcccttttaaaggaaaatagtGATTTCTTTAAAACATACACTGTTGTCATAGCAACTCAACTTCCTGAAGG AACACTTTTAAAACTTGGTTCATTGCTATGGCCAGAAAATATCCCCCTGCTAGTTTGTTGTTCTTATGGCTTTATTGGATGTATGAGGATAGTGTTGCAAGAACATTGTG TTGTTGAATCTCATCCTGATAATACACATCCTGACCTGAGATTAGACAGACCATTTTCTACCCTTGTGCAATATGTAGATGCCTTAGATCTTAGTAAAATGACTAAACAG GAACATGGCCACACACCTTATGTAGTATTGCTACTGAAGTATTTGAACCTGTGGAAAGCAGAG CATGATGGAAAACCGCCTCAAAATTACAAGGAAAAGGACTCATTCAAGCAAATGTTAAGGGGAG GGATCTTAGTCAACAAAGATGGTATTCCAGAGGAGGAGGAGAATTTTGATGAAGCTATAAGAGCTGTGAATATGGCTCTTGTTCCTACTAGG ATCCCAAGTGACGTTTCTAAAATTTTTTCTGATGATGCTTGTGTTAATAATAGAGAATCT AGTAGTTCTTTTTGGATCTTAGCAAAAGCAACAAAGGAATTTGTGGAAAATGAAGGAGAAG GAGCCCTGCCATTGAGAGGATCAATTCCAGACATGACAGCAGATTCAAAAAGATACATTGAACTTCAAAATAT atACCAAGAACAAGCAAGAAAGGACATTGCTTCAATAAACCAAAGAGTACAGAGAATATTAGTCGATTTAGGAAAG TCTTCAGACACAATACCTGATTCTGAAATTAAACTTTTCT GTAAAAACGCGTCATTTTTAAGGTTAATTCGTGGTCGATCTTTGGCTGAAGAATACAGGCCGTCAGCAACCAAAGCAAGTGAATTAG GCGGTTACCTTGACGATCCAGACAGTGACGCAGTATTCTACTTCCTTTTAAAAGCAGTGGATAGATTCTATACTCAATACCATAGATATCCAG GTAATTTCGATGATCAGGTGGAAGTAGATGTCGTTAAGCTAAAG acCTGCCTAAGCACTGTTCTTCAAGAATGGTCTATAAATGCGGATATCAAAGAAGAATATGTCCATGAAAT GTGTCGATACGGAGCCAGCGAGTTGCATTCTGTTGCAGCCTTTATTGGAG GTGCGGCAGCCCAAGAAATCGTAAAGCTTATCACTCACCAGTTTGTCCCGTTTAACAACACGTACATCTACAATGGGATCACTGGATGTTCAACGACTCTCTGTCTCTAA